The Dioscorea cayenensis subsp. rotundata cultivar TDr96_F1 chromosome 18, TDr96_F1_v2_PseudoChromosome.rev07_lg8_w22 25.fasta, whole genome shotgun sequence genome includes the window TATTGCAACTTGCAGAGAGGCTAGCTAGCAAAGAATAATGACCTCGATCTGGACATAGGAAAggagaattattattattattgtgtgtgtgtgtgtgtgaaagaCTAATGcactctttttatttgtttctctaATATTACCTATAttcacaagtatatatatatatatatatatatattgatcattTGGATACATTTAATGAAAAAGGAGTTTGATGGATGGTTGATATTATAAACAGAATTAGTATTTAGATTGTTATCAAAGGTTGGACTTTTAACATCTTTgggataagaagaagaagaagaataaggaaGAAGATatggaaattaattaattagtattttaaaagGTGGGTTACAGCTAATGGATATGAGCTTCTTAAATTTGTGATTGATGTGAAGGCTAGCTTGTATAATTTAGATTCCCAAATGAACTGAggacaaatatttcaaaatttcactAGACAATGAAAAAAGATGATAGCCAATTTAAGCCAAAGCTTCAAGCACACCTTGCGCTGCTAGACTACTAGAAGCTAGCACATAGTTTCTCATATGTGGAAAAGTTTTAATCCGTTCCTCATCAAACCTCATCAAAGAAAATAGTTAGAGATAGAGATGAAAATGATGCAAGAACGGTGCTTTAATGGACCATGATGGCTAGACACTCTACCTAATTAATATCACTATAATCAAGCATGTTAACATCTGCCACATCATACAAGATATTAGCACCAGGGCGGCATTAGATCAAACAGcactatatatataactaacaTAGTAACATGGGGACAAAGTTGTCTTAGTAGGCCACTGTATGTTAATTGATCAGAATTATAAATGTTAATTGATccaaaaagaatttaaagagaTGAAGTGATGCTTTTGCATGCAATTAGTTACGTTGACCACGTAAAAGTAAGTACGTATAGGTACGGGCTAATAGTTTTACTCCTTTGCAACGACCCtcatcatgcatgcatggatgaACTCCTTTTATAATAAGTTTTGGACACAAGGTGACGTGCACTCTATCAACTTATGACCTATGCCATCCATGATAGAGAATAATTTCctataagaaataattaaattaatatatatctatgaTAATTTTCAAAACTAGCTCCATCTGCTTCCTTGGTCCCAAACTTTGAGATCTCAACCACATGATGTAGTACACTGGCTTGCATGCAAACTACTTTCCCTGGCTATATATACTCCCCCGTTACTCAACATTAATTCAAGCAGCTCAAccaatacacacacacaccaaaCTCTCtctttaattaattcatcatgTTCCCAAGAAGGAGGTTCATCCTATGTGCATTTTGTGTCATCCTTGCAACACTGATCTTAGGTGCTAGCACAACAAGAAaaggaggaggtggaggagCTCAAGCTCAATCACAATCTCATTCGTCAATATTGAACAAAGGATTAAAGTTAGGAACTGTTTTCACTAGTGCCATGGTGTCTCCTTGCAAGGACACACTATACCCATCTGCATGTGAGTCAGCAGTAGCCTCCATTGATGGAGCTCACTTGAAGAAGACAACAGAAAAGGTTTTTGATGCATCCCTCAAGATGGCTGTGGCCGGAGCTCACTCAGCTCGCTCCATGGCTTACAACTTCACAGTTTACCACCAAAAACTAGCCTTTGGCCGGCCAACCGCCATGGACGACtgctttgagctcatggacatCACTTTAGACCTTCTCAACGACGTCACCAACTCAAACAAGAAGGCTAGTTCTCATGATATCCAGACTTGGCTAAGCGCCGCCATCACCAACCAGGTCACCTGCCAAGAGAGCTTGGCCACTCATGGCGCCGGATTAGCAAGCAAAGACACCATGAATGATCGAGCTCAGAGCTTGATGGAACATGTTAGTAACTCCCTGGCGCTCTTTAAGTCAgtgaaaggaaagaagaagtcaTCCACTGCCGGTGTTGGCCGGAAGTTACTCGCCGACGGCTACCCTTCATGGCTCTCAGCAGCTGACCGGAGGCTCCTCAAAGCCTCGCCGGAGGATATAAAAGCTGATGCTGTGGTGGCTCAGGATGGGACTGGTACTCACACCACCATTAACGAAGCTCTTGCCTTCTTATTTCAAAAGTACTCCACCACCTCCAGCGGCGGCGGAGGCGGTGGTCGGAGTGTGATGTACCTGAAAGCAGGGACGTATAAGGGACCAATCGTCATCCCCACCAAGCACAAGAATGTGATGATCATGGGTGACGGGAAGGGTAAAACCGTCATTATAGGCAGCAAGAGCACCGGGTCTGGTTCATCCACGTATCAATCAGCCACTGTCGGTGCGCATTTCTTCACTTTATATTTACTCTTCTACCCTCCTACTCTTTACTAATTTGTTCCATTACTTCCATATCTTTTGCCATTCAcgtcctatttatttatttatttattcatttcttATATTATCAACAGTAGAATCCTGAAAAAAAAGTAGGAAAAAGAAGCATCAATAAAGTATTAAAgtgataaagagaaaaaaacagatAGGTCGAGGACTCAAGGTTGGTTGGCTGGTGTATATAAGTCATATTTATTTGACTTTTGCTTGAGGTCTTGTATCAATGCATATCCATACAGATAAagatgtattattattatcattaattattattatcattattatttgacataaatatattggttttttttaattatcttcaaTTCACTATTTTATTTGGAGCACCAAActctaaattattatttaataaaatcaatagcCTCATAGACATCTCCTAgtgaatctatatatatatatatatatataaatttaaatttaaatttatttatttaaataaattaatttaatcataaTCAGTAATATATTAAGGTATTTTTCCTTTCCTCATTAATGTTATCatgtagatgtatatatatatataaaatattggtTATTTTAGATAAAAGTGATCcatacttataataataataataataataataataataataataataacataataagcACTATTTAGTGTAGTGGATTGGTATGAAAACAGTAAATAATGGATTTAGAGtcaatgatattattatattatggtATAAATACTGTAAAATGATATAACAGTACTGTTTAATTAAGATTAATATTCACGGTCCTTGCTTTAGTATGGTTGTTGCtcttgtataataataataataaataataatattggtatatatatatataatatatatatatatatgattttgaacAGCGGCAATGGGAGCTGGTTTTATCGGTAAAGGTTTAACGATAATAAATAACGCGGGACCAGAAGACCACCAAGCGGTGGCGCTGCGCGTCGGCGCCGATAAATCAGTGATTACACAGTGCTCAATCCAAGGCTACCAAGACACACTCTACACCCACTCCAACCGCCAGTTTTACCGAGACAATGACATCACCGGCACCGTCGACTTCATCTTCGGCAACTCCGCCGCCGTCTTTCAGAATTGTTTTATCCAACCACGCCGTGCTGGCTCTGGCCAGAAGAATTCAGTCACCGCACAAGGCCGCAGTGATCCCAACCAAAACACCGGAATTTCAATCCAGAGTTGCACTATTAAGTGCTCCTCTGACATTGATGGCACGCCCACTTACCTTGGCCGGCCTTGGCATAAGTACGCACGTGTTGTCGTCATGGAGTCGTTCTTGGATGGGTGTATTAACAAGGATGGGTGGGAGCCATGGTCGGGGAGTTTCGCGGAGAGCACGGCTTACTATGCTGAGTATGATAACAGTGGACCTGGTGCTCGACCATCTGATCGTGTGCATTGGGGTGGTGTTCATCCTTCCATTTCCTCATCTGAAGCTTCAAAGTTCACTGTTTCGGAGTTCATCGTCGGTGATTACTGGTTGCCCGGCACCGGCGTGGATTATAAGGCTGGTCTTTGAGCCACGCATTTCGTCGAATAGCTTGTGTGCATGAAAATTACttatgcttttcttcttcttttttctcttattattattattattattattattattattattattattattattattattattatataatttacatatagaactaatagaagaagaagaagaagaaggatggggATTTATccgtatttattattttttttaaaaaaaggggggGATGGACAATGTgtgttaattatatattgatttgcAAGTGTAGATTATGAATTGAtatgattaattatatattcaataaaAGTTGCTTGTCAATGTTTCTCCACTCTCcactaattaattattgtaattttttttattattgttaattattttttttgtgtttgtttgtttttttatttttacgaaTATGGTAAGTGCATATGGAGATAGGCTATCACTATTGTCATTAAGTTTAGAATTTAACCAAAAGTCTATAGGTTGATTCACATAtcgtttttatattatttgtaaatttttattaaaaagtaaactaaaattatgtttttttttaataaaaatatatacatagtaattttatataaaaaaatagaaaaaaactattaaaaaaacagttacaaagggaaaaaaaatatcaaaacaataaaacaacaaaaaaatcaattaaattttgtttgaataaatcaaaaacaaaatcaaagacaAATACATTCATAAATACAACTGAAagtttaacaaatatttatatttttaattacttgaGTTTTGaagtttgattttgaattcttttttaaaaaacatattatacaaaaaaatttagtattattAGACCAAAAATTAATTGGTTTACCGTATACAACCCATCAAAAAATAAAGTGAAAACTTAAACAAGATTATGCATTATTTTTTCGGACTGTAGATTATAGATGGACAAAGAGAATCTATAGATAAAATCATTATGGAATCTTCGTGTTCACATAtaagttgttaatttttttaaattatttacataattatatttttatattttctcgtTGCCGGTCATACATATGATGTGACAAAGACGGAAAATAATTAAGAGCCATCAACAAATAGAAAGAAGTGGACTTTTTTCTAATCGTATACTGACGGCTAAACCTAcctaatgtttaatataatatataaataattcgcattcaataacaaatttaatttttcctcTGAGTCTGAGTCATCCATTAATTCCTATCCAAAAGAGAGGTGTTTCATGCAAGCAAGCCAGCGTGCATGATAGacctttcaatttttttttttattattattttttaaatgacgTGGATAAACCACCAATAATAGAGCTTTTTTCTAGAAACCTTTTATCCAAATTGAacttaataatgataataataataataataataataataataatacataggtgcatatatatatatatattatttggtaGGAATGTTGTTGTATTGGGCTGAGCCCAATCCAAGTGGTGTCGGCTTATGGATCAAA containing:
- the LOC120282543 gene encoding pectinesterase-like → MFPRRRFILCAFCVILATLILGASTTRKGGGGGAQAQSQSHSSILNKGLKLGTVFTSAMVSPCKDTLYPSACESAVASIDGAHLKKTTEKVFDASLKMAVAGAHSARSMAYNFTVYHQKLAFGRPTAMDDCFELMDITLDLLNDVTNSNKKASSHDIQTWLSAAITNQVTCQESLATHGAGLASKDTMNDRAQSLMEHVSNSLALFKSVKGKKKSSTAGVGRKLLADGYPSWLSAADRRLLKASPEDIKADAVVAQDGTGTHTTINEALAFLFQKYSTTSSGGGGGGRSVMYLKAGTYKGPIVIPTKHKNVMIMGDGKGKTVIIGSKSTGSGSSTYQSATVAAMGAGFIGKGLTIINNAGPEDHQAVALRVGADKSVITQCSIQGYQDTLYTHSNRQFYRDNDITGTVDFIFGNSAAVFQNCFIQPRRAGSGQKNSVTAQGRSDPNQNTGISIQSCTIKCSSDIDGTPTYLGRPWHKYARVVVMESFLDGCINKDGWEPWSGSFAESTAYYAEYDNSGPGARPSDRVHWGGVHPSISSSEASKFTVSEFIVGDYWLPGTGVDYKAGL